In the Pseudanabaena sp. PCC 7367 genome, one interval contains:
- a CDS encoding VOC family protein gives MEINACLHTAILVSDLAAAEQFYGQVLGLTKVDRVLKFPGAWYQLGDYQIHLILNTNYQNLLNLPQKWGRDRHLAFAVQDLAAAKQTLIDHNCPVQISASGRSALFTHDPDGNVIELAQIS, from the coding sequence ATGGAAATAAATGCCTGTCTGCATACGGCGATCCTGGTATCTGATCTAGCTGCCGCAGAGCAATTCTATGGCCAGGTGCTGGGTTTGACCAAGGTCGATCGCGTTCTAAAATTTCCGGGTGCGTGGTATCAACTTGGTGATTATCAGATTCACCTAATTCTAAATACTAACTATCAAAATCTTCTTAACCTGCCGCAAAAATGGGGACGCGATCGGCATCTGGCCTTTGCAGTTCAAGACCTAGCCGCTGCCAAACAAACCCTAATTGACCACAATTGCCCAGTCCAGATCAGTGCTTCGGGGCGATCGGCACTTTTTACCCATGATCCAGATGGGAATGTAATTGAATTAGCCCAGATTAGTTGA
- a CDS encoding VOC family protein, translated as MAFKFQGIYPIGDADPQAMPVKDCDSAAKYYTEKLGFQIRARITSPDRAIIVGRDNIDIRLVENGQDPLAHSCFIATDNVDAAYTYMQNLGLDISNRRTDRDGEDVYEVFFLKDPEGLCYCIGQSISA; from the coding sequence ATGGCATTCAAGTTCCAAGGAATCTACCCGATCGGTGATGCTGACCCACAAGCTATGCCAGTCAAAGATTGTGATTCTGCTGCCAAGTACTACACCGAAAAACTGGGGTTTCAAATTCGAGCCAGAATTACTTCGCCCGATCGAGCAATTATTGTGGGGCGCGACAACATTGACATCCGGCTGGTTGAAAATGGCCAAGACCCTTTGGCTCATAGCTGTTTCATTGCCACCGACAATGTTGATGCTGCCTATACATACATGCAAAATTTGGGATTGGATATTTCTAATCGCCGCACCGATCGAGATGGTGAAGATGTTTATGAAGTATTTTTCCTCAAAGATCCAGAGGGTCTATGCTATTGCATCGGTCAATCGATATCAGCCTAA
- a CDS encoding ABC transporter permease: MNWWKRLKANPLARIGAVVLIVFYSLVILANFISPYDPLAAQKNGALLPPTQIYWQDQAGQFIGPHVYPTIQGAVDLETGDRKLIVDYTAPSKINFFSGGHLFNTTGEGKLNLLGTDDQGRDEFTRLLHGGRISLFIGIIGTSISFAIGCTVGGISGYFSGWVDTILMRMVEVLMSVPYIYLLVALAAILPDTLPNDRRFLLIVVIVSFVQWASLARVIRGQVLSLKEEEYVTAARATGAGPFRIILRHLLPQTASYVIISATLTIPNFIIAESVLSLIGLGIQQPDPSWGNMLSLATNASVIVLQPWLIWSPAVLIILTVLSFNLLGDGLRDALDPKSLRR, encoded by the coding sequence ATGAATTGGTGGAAACGGCTCAAGGCTAACCCCCTGGCTCGGATCGGGGCAGTTGTCTTAATTGTTTTCTATAGTCTGGTAATTTTAGCTAATTTTATTAGTCCCTATGATCCTCTGGCTGCCCAGAAAAATGGCGCATTGCTGCCGCCAACCCAGATCTATTGGCAAGATCAGGCTGGACAATTTATTGGCCCCCATGTCTATCCCACAATCCAGGGGGCAGTGGATCTAGAGACAGGCGATCGCAAATTGATCGTTGATTACACCGCACCATCTAAAATTAATTTTTTTAGCGGTGGGCATTTATTCAATACCACTGGCGAGGGCAAGCTAAACCTGCTGGGCACCGACGATCAGGGGCGAGATGAGTTTACCCGCCTGTTGCATGGTGGTCGAATCAGCCTGTTCATTGGCATCATCGGCACTTCCATCTCCTTTGCGATCGGCTGTACGGTGGGTGGCATTTCTGGTTATTTTTCTGGCTGGGTCGATACAATCCTGATGCGGATGGTGGAGGTACTAATGTCAGTGCCATATATCTATTTGCTGGTAGCCTTGGCGGCGATCCTGCCTGATACCCTGCCCAACGATCGGCGCTTTTTATTAATTGTGGTGATCGTTTCGTTTGTGCAATGGGCCAGCTTGGCGAGGGTAATTCGTGGTCAGGTGCTATCGCTCAAGGAAGAAGAGTATGTTACTGCCGCTAGAGCCACAGGTGCAGGGCCATTCCGGATCATTTTGCGTCACCTGCTGCCCCAAACCGCCAGTTATGTAATTATTTCTGCCACCCTGACGATTCCTAATTTTATTATTGCTGAATCGGTCTTGAGCCTGATTGGGCTTGGCATTCAGCAACCCGATCCCTCCTGGGGTAATATGCTGTCCCTGGCTACCAATGCATCGGTGATTGTGTTGCAACCCTGGCTGATCTGGTCGCCGGCGGTGTTGATTATTCTGACGGTGCTATCGTTTAACTTGCTTGGTGATGGATTGCGTGATGCTCTCGATCCCAAGAGTCTGCGCCGTTAA
- the petC gene encoding cytochrome b6-f complex iron-sulfur subunit, which yields MSQASVPSDVPDMGRRQFMNLLMWSSAGATALGGLYPVVNYFVPPSSGSKGGGTTAKDAAGNDIVATDYVATHQAGDRSLAQGLKGDPTYIVITDNQEIASYGLNAVCTHLGCVVPWNVAENKFMCPCHGSQYNSEGKVVRGPAPLSLALVHSDVVDGKVVFSNWEETDFRTNEDPWWT from the coding sequence ATGAGCCAAGCTTCTGTACCTAGTGACGTACCAGATATGGGTCGCCGCCAGTTTATGAACCTGCTGATGTGGAGTTCTGCTGGTGCTACTGCCCTGGGTGGTCTATATCCTGTGGTGAATTATTTTGTCCCCCCTTCTTCCGGTAGCAAGGGTGGTGGTACTACTGCCAAAGATGCTGCTGGTAACGATATTGTGGCGACAGACTATGTTGCTACTCATCAGGCTGGCGATCGCTCATTGGCACAAGGTTTAAAAGGCGATCCAACCTATATCGTAATTACTGATAACCAGGAAATTGCCAGCTATGGCCTCAATGCCGTTTGCACTCACCTTGGTTGTGTGGTGCCTTGGAATGTAGCTGAGAATAAATTCATGTGTCCTTGTCATGGTTCGCAATATAACAGCGAAGGCAAAGTGGTGCGTGGCCCTGCACCGCTATCATTGGCACTGGTGCATTCCGATGTGGTTGATGGCAAGGTTGTCTTTAGCAACTGGGAAGAAACCGACTTCCGCACCAACGAAGATCCCTGGTGGACCTAG
- a CDS encoding MarR family winged helix-turn-helix transcriptional regulator, translating into MGDRTDINTNTNTNISNLDTGLDQSCNTVWKKILTANVLLFELYERDLAAADLPPLAWYDVLWSLEQAPEQRMRLHELAEAMVIQRSNLTRLIDRLEAKGLVCRHTCTVDRRGAYAAITDAGKLKRQEMWQVYSRSIAKYFAQHISDQDLEVFDRVLNQVISHARAEY; encoded by the coding sequence ATGGGCGATCGCACTGATATCAATACCAATACCAATACCAATATTTCAAACTTAGACACTGGCTTAGATCAGTCATGTAATACTGTCTGGAAGAAAATTCTGACTGCCAATGTGCTCCTGTTTGAGCTATACGAGCGAGATTTAGCCGCAGCCGATTTGCCCCCCTTGGCCTGGTATGACGTGCTATGGTCATTGGAACAAGCCCCCGAACAACGGATGCGGTTGCATGAACTGGCCGAAGCCATGGTTATCCAGCGCAGCAATTTAACCCGCTTAATCGATCGCCTAGAAGCCAAGGGCTTAGTCTGCCGTCACACTTGCACTGTCGATCGACGCGGTGCCTATGCCGCGATCACCGATGCTGGCAAATTAAAACGGCAAGAAATGTGGCAGGTTTATTCCCGATCGATCGCCAAGTATTTTGCCCAGCATATTAGCGATCAGGATCTAGAAGTTTTCGATCGGGTGCTGAACCAGGTAATTAGTCACGCCAGAGCAGAATACTAA
- a CDS encoding apocytochrome f, with the protein MRKVLLIAIAALFVFINPLATPSVQAYPYYAQGAYENPREATGRIVCANCHLAEKSIKLEVPQAVKPDTVFEAVVKLPYDHEVQQVQVDGSPGGLNVGAVLMLPEGFKIAPDDRIPEELKEKTQDIYYQPYSDDQENIVLVGPISGDEYPEIVFPVLSPNPKADKSVNFLKYSVHAGGNRGRGQVYPTGQKSNNNLFKSPINGTIAAIDDAEPNYEENFYGGYNVTIEPEDGGAAVVETVPFGPELLVAVGDRVTTGQAITTNPNVGGFGQMDGEIVLQDPARIGWLLLFFVGIITTQILFVLKKKQVEKVQAAEMNF; encoded by the coding sequence ATGAGAAAAGTTTTACTAATTGCGATCGCCGCACTATTTGTATTCATTAATCCCTTAGCTACCCCCTCTGTTCAGGCTTATCCCTACTATGCGCAGGGAGCCTATGAAAACCCCAGAGAAGCCACCGGCAGAATTGTATGTGCCAACTGCCACCTGGCGGAAAAGTCGATCAAGCTGGAAGTCCCCCAGGCCGTTAAACCAGATACAGTATTTGAAGCTGTGGTTAAACTCCCCTACGACCACGAGGTTCAGCAGGTGCAGGTCGATGGTAGCCCTGGTGGTTTAAACGTTGGCGCTGTGTTGATGTTGCCAGAAGGCTTTAAAATTGCTCCGGACGATCGCATCCCCGAAGAGCTAAAGGAAAAGACCCAGGACATTTATTATCAGCCCTATAGCGACGATCAAGAGAATATCGTTTTGGTTGGTCCTATTTCTGGGGATGAATATCCAGAGATTGTGTTCCCGGTGCTTTCGCCCAATCCCAAAGCAGATAAAAGCGTTAACTTCTTGAAGTATTCTGTCCATGCGGGCGGCAATCGCGGCCGTGGTCAGGTTTATCCCACTGGCCAAAAGAGCAATAACAATCTGTTTAAGTCTCCTATAAATGGCACGATCGCAGCGATCGATGATGCTGAGCCCAACTACGAAGAAAACTTCTATGGTGGCTACAATGTCACGATTGAACCAGAAGACGGTGGCGCTGCCGTAGTCGAAACTGTCCCCTTTGGCCCTGAATTGTTAGTAGCCGTAGGCGATCGCGTTACCACTGGCCAAGCGATCACCACTAATCCCAATGTGGGCGGTTTTGGTCAGATGGATGGCGAGATTGTGTTGCAAGACCCAGCTCGGATTGGTTGGTTGCTGCTCTTCTTTGTGGGCATCATCACCACTCAGATTCTGTTTGTGTTGAAGAAAAAGCAAGTGGAAAAAGTCCAGGCTGCAGAAATGAATTTCTAA
- the aroC gene encoding chorismate synthase, with protein MGSTFGQLFKISTFGESHGGGVGVVIDGCPPQIEISPEEIQFDLDRRRPGQSKITTPRKEADRCEILSGVFEGKTLGTSIAILVRNKDPRPQDYQEMATKFRPSHADATYQAKYGIRNWQGGGRASARETIGRVAAGVIAKKILKQVAGIEIVAYVTRIKDLEVAIDSNKVTLAQVESNMVRCPDPDMAAKMINLIDMVRRDGNSIGGIVECVARGMPVGLGDPVFDKLEADLAKAIMSLPATKGFEIGSGFAGTLLTGREHNDEFYMQGDRIRTKTNRSGGIQGGISNGENIVIRAAFKPTATIMQAQDTVNTAGEEVTLAAKGRHDPCVLPRAVPMVEAMVALVLCDHWLRQKAVS; from the coding sequence ATGGGCAGTACATTCGGGCAACTATTTAAAATCTCCACCTTCGGCGAGTCGCATGGTGGTGGCGTGGGCGTAGTAATTGATGGGTGTCCCCCACAGATTGAAATCAGCCCAGAGGAAATTCAATTTGACTTAGATCGCCGTCGTCCTGGCCAAAGCAAGATCACTACCCCGCGCAAAGAGGCCGATCGCTGCGAGATTCTGTCTGGTGTGTTTGAGGGCAAAACCCTGGGTACTTCGATCGCCATTCTGGTGCGCAACAAAGACCCGCGCCCACAGGATTACCAGGAAATGGCCACCAAATTTAGACCCTCCCACGCAGATGCTACTTACCAAGCTAAATATGGCATTCGCAATTGGCAAGGCGGCGGTCGGGCTTCGGCCAGGGAAACGATCGGCAGGGTAGCCGCAGGGGTGATCGCCAAGAAAATCCTCAAGCAAGTGGCGGGGATCGAAATTGTGGCCTATGTGACCAGGATTAAGGATTTAGAAGTGGCGATCGACTCTAATAAGGTCACCCTGGCACAAGTAGAAAGCAATATGGTGCGCTGCCCCGATCCCGACATGGCCGCGAAAATGATCAACCTGATCGACATGGTGCGACGGGATGGCAATTCGATCGGCGGCATAGTCGAGTGCGTGGCGCGGGGGATGCCCGTTGGCCTTGGTGATCCGGTGTTTGACAAACTGGAAGCAGACCTGGCCAAGGCGATCATGTCATTACCAGCCACCAAAGGATTTGAGATCGGCTCTGGGTTTGCCGGCACACTGCTAACTGGCCGCGAGCACAACGATGAGTTTTACATGCAAGGCGATCGGATTCGCACCAAAACCAACCGCTCCGGCGGCATCCAGGGTGGCATCTCCAATGGTGAAAATATTGTGATTCGGGCGGCATTTAAGCCCACAGCCACAATCATGCAAGCACAAGACACCGTGAATACCGCTGGCGAAGAAGTAACCCTGGCGGCCAAGGGTAGGCATGATCCCTGTGTATTGCCTCGTGCAGTGCCAATGGTAGAAGCAATGGTGGCGCTAGTATTGTGCGATCACTGGCTGCGGCAAAAGGCAGTTAGCTAG
- a CDS encoding serine/threonine-protein kinase, with amino-acid sequence MPKVPNAYSLPTSRYRTLGLVGRGQFGRVFCARSRKTGEIFALKELDQHRFPTSKFLRELRFLLTLQHPNIVSCYAIEHSRGNRYLVMEYCEAGTLRDLLNHSGGLTPLQGLKLIIDTLQGLAHAHQSNIIHCDLKPENVLLKLTSKGWQAKVSDFGVAKLAQEIDNEGNNNTGSPGYMAPERFYGQFSIASDLYAIGVMLYEVLLGKRPFSGNPAELMRAHINQRVQIPDTLPIALRDVVAKSLEKLPRKRFNSALAMKEAIVAALKSDQVSKANLSQVLAFAAIDQLDVEVLPANYPAPIDLDKLDKQDQQKERQGDRVFKRDLPAHVTELVVLGTTPKPILPNPNEHDLPITVASVAICGVVDGQLRLEQVELNGDPNAGIAGIKVAIASLANQLRDRSLAPSLTFEQAIENLSIWGDRLFIFTGDSVYGLPANPESTSRKSQLLHRAAELQPNQPCLKAVSPRADWVALAQGSRLELKNLSNDRAFSLNFAKATANVQISAITAFDRHHLVVLLQQDNCEFSQIALVSRRGNLLWRYPLPNRISAAVANCTNGRLILLEAKTNHLGLVELFPYRVNRLRLDYAPMAIAPTDWGCIIATDLGNGQSNLNLLDLSGHRVGRLTVRGQVLKISLLNMHTLLVLTNANEANQADPNNTERTDPSDRSDPLEQRDRHSSVYLIDLKQLEVDIIF; translated from the coding sequence ATGCCAAAAGTCCCCAACGCCTATTCATTGCCAACTTCTCGATATCGCACCCTGGGTTTAGTGGGGCGAGGTCAATTTGGGCGGGTTTTTTGTGCTCGCAGCCGCAAGACCGGAGAGATCTTTGCCCTCAAAGAGCTAGATCAGCATCGCTTCCCCACCAGTAAGTTTTTGCGAGAACTACGCTTTTTGCTTACTCTGCAACATCCGAATATCGTTTCTTGCTATGCGATCGAGCACAGTCGCGGCAATCGCTACCTGGTGATGGAATATTGCGAAGCAGGCACATTGCGGGATTTGCTCAACCACAGTGGTGGCCTGACTCCGTTGCAGGGGCTTAAATTAATCATTGATACTTTGCAAGGTCTGGCCCATGCCCATCAGAGTAATATTATTCACTGCGATCTCAAGCCAGAGAATGTATTGCTTAAGTTAACCAGTAAAGGTTGGCAGGCTAAGGTCTCTGATTTTGGCGTGGCCAAGTTAGCCCAGGAAATTGATAATGAGGGGAATAATAATACCGGCTCACCGGGGTATATGGCTCCAGAGCGCTTTTATGGACAATTTTCGATCGCCTCGGATCTCTATGCGATCGGCGTGATGTTGTATGAGGTGTTGCTGGGCAAGCGGCCTTTTTCTGGCAATCCGGCGGAGTTGATGCGAGCGCATATTAACCAGCGGGTGCAGATTCCCGATACGCTGCCGATCGCTTTGCGGGATGTGGTAGCCAAGTCTCTCGAAAAGCTACCGAGAAAACGTTTTAATAGTGCCCTGGCGATGAAGGAGGCAATTGTAGCGGCGCTGAAATCAGACCAAGTTAGTAAAGCCAACCTATCGCAAGTATTGGCATTTGCCGCGATCGATCAACTTGATGTTGAAGTTTTGCCAGCTAATTATCCAGCGCCGATCGATCTAGATAAACTAGATAAACAAGATCAGCAAAAGGAGCGTCAGGGCGATCGTGTATTCAAGCGAGATCTACCAGCCCATGTAACTGAATTGGTGGTTTTGGGAACTACACCTAAGCCAATTTTGCCCAACCCAAATGAACATGATTTGCCTATCACAGTTGCATCGGTTGCTATTTGTGGCGTAGTAGATGGGCAACTTCGGTTGGAGCAAGTCGAGCTTAATGGTGATCCCAATGCAGGTATTGCAGGTATTAAAGTAGCGATCGCTAGTCTGGCGAATCAATTGCGCGATCGCTCCCTTGCCCCGTCTCTTACTTTTGAGCAAGCGATCGAAAATTTAAGCATTTGGGGCGATCGTTTATTTATATTTACTGGTGATTCGGTTTATGGGCTGCCTGCAAATCCCGAATCGACCAGCCGCAAATCACAACTACTTCATCGAGCTGCCGAACTACAGCCAAATCAACCTTGCTTAAAAGCAGTTTCACCCCGCGCAGATTGGGTGGCATTAGCGCAGGGGAGCAGGTTAGAGCTAAAGAATCTGAGCAACGATCGTGCCTTTAGCCTCAACTTTGCCAAAGCCACGGCGAATGTCCAGATCAGTGCAATCACCGCCTTCGATCGCCACCACCTGGTAGTTTTGCTCCAGCAGGATAATTGTGAATTCAGCCAGATTGCCCTAGTGTCAAGACGTGGCAACCTATTGTGGCGCTACCCACTACCCAACCGCATTTCTGCGGCGGTCGCCAACTGCACCAATGGCAGATTGATTTTATTAGAAGCAAAAACTAATCACCTGGGCTTGGTGGAGCTATTCCCCTATCGAGTTAATCGTCTGCGTTTGGACTATGCACCGATGGCGATCGCACCTACCGATTGGGGTTGCATTATTGCTACTGATCTGGGCAATGGCCAGAGTAATTTGAACCTGCTGGATTTATCTGGTCATCGGGTGGGGCGGTTGACGGTGAGGGGGCAGGTATTGAAAATCAGCTTGCTGAATATGCATACTTTGCTAGTTCTAACTAATGCTAATGAAGCTAATCAGGCTGATCCAAATAATACCGAGCGTACCGATCCGTCCGATCGGTCAGATCCATTAGAGCAGCGCGATCGCCATAGTTCTGTTTATTTAATTGACCTCAAGCAGCTTGAAGTCGATATTATTTTTTAA
- the hisI gene encoding phosphoribosyl-AMP cyclohydrolase: MIEQTLAKIKFNPQGLIPAIAQDAEDGTVLMMAWMNAESLALSIETGEVHYWSRSRQELWHKGATSGHIQRIKAMYYDCDADALLVKIEQIGDVACHTGARSCFFNQIL; this comes from the coding sequence CTGATTGAACAAACCCTGGCAAAAATAAAGTTCAACCCCCAGGGATTAATCCCAGCGATCGCCCAGGATGCAGAAGATGGCACAGTCTTGATGATGGCCTGGATGAATGCGGAGTCCTTGGCGTTGAGTATCGAAACCGGTGAAGTGCATTACTGGAGTCGATCGCGGCAGGAACTTTGGCACAAGGGCGCTACCTCTGGACACATTCAAAGAATCAAAGCTATGTATTATGATTGCGATGCGGATGCTCTATTAGTGAAGATTGAGCAAATTGGTGATGTGGCTTGCCATACTGGAGCCAGGAGTTGCTTTTTTAATCAGATTCTTTAG